ATCGTTATTCACGATCTGCACGTCAAAGCCTGGAGTCGCTTTACCAGTAACACCGGGGCGGATTTCCATAATCTCAGCACAGGTGCAGACAACAAGGTTGCACTCCGTCTGGCCATAGAACTCGCTGATGTTAAGATCAAACGTGTCGTGACCCCACTGGATCAGTTCCGCGCCAAGAGCCTCACCGCCGCTTCCCAAGGATCGTAGTTTATAATCCCAGCGGTCTTGTGGGTTCTCGACCTGCCGCATCATTTTCAGGGCGGTTGGCGGAATGAACGCGTTGCGGATCTTTTGGTCCTGAAGCAGTTGGAACGCTGCTTCACCGGTGAATTTTTTGAAGCGGCAGGCAACAACGGGAACGCCGTGGTGGAGCGATGGCAGGAGCACATCAATCAAACCGCCAATCCACGCCCAGTCTGCAGGCGTCCAGAAGCGGTCGCCTTCTTGTGGGAAGAAGTTATGCGGCAGCTCTACACCGGGCAGGTGACCAAGCAAGGTGCGGTGTGCGTGCAGTGCGCCCTTTGGTTGGCCGGTGGTGCCGGAGGTGTAGATGATGATTGCCGGGTCTTCTGCCTTGGTCTTCAGTGGCGTGAACTCGGTGCTTTGTTTTGCTAGCTCCGCGTGGAAATCAATTGTGCCGTGCTCGGGGCCGTCGATGTTGAGGATCAGTTCCAACTCTGGCAAAGCGGATCTAATCTGAGCGAGTTTTGCGGCGCCCACATTGTTGGTTATGAGTGCTTTGGCACCTGAGTTCTCTAACCGGTATTCGAGAGCCTCTTCACCAAACAACGTGAAGAGCGGAATGGAGATGCCGCCCAGTTTGTGAATGGCAATGTGGGAGTAGGCGGTCTCCGGTGCTTGTGGCAGCAGGATACCAACGCGGTCGCCTTTCTCAACTCCATGGGAACTGAGGAGGTTTGCCAGTTTGTTGGAGAGGTCTTTCAAGTTCTGAAAGGAATAGGAGGTGGTTTTGCCACCTTCCTCAGCAAAGATCAGCGCTTCGCGGGCTGGGTCAACATCCGCCCACTTATCGCAAATATCCACGCCAATATTGTAGTATTCCGGCACATCCCATTCAAACTTCTCGCAGAGTTCTTCATAGGTGCTTGCTGATGGCAACATGGCTATGCCTCCTCTTCTTCCAGAGTTAGCAGAATAGCACCTTCTTGCACCTGATCACCGGCTTGTGCCATCACTTCTGCTACGATGCCGTCTCGCGGTGCTGTGAGGGAATGCTCCATCTTCATTGCTTCTGTTACGATGAGGGTTTGGCCTTCTTTCACGCTATCACCGGCTGCGCAGTTCACGGCGCGAACCTGCCCCGGCATTGGGGAGGTGATAACATTGCCGCTTGCGCCTTCCTGTTCTTCATCCGCCAAATGGTCTGGCAGATCAAAGTGCCACGTGTTCTCGCCCATAAACAGGGTGAGGGATGTGGCGGTTTGGAAGAAGTCCGCTGCGATGACGGTTCCATCAATATCAATGCGCAGATGCTGACCTTTGTTGGTCAGTATGCGCAGGTCGTAGGAGGTGTCCTCAATGGAGACTGTCAGGCTACCATCGTGATGACGGCCAGCAGATACTTCTGTCTGCTCACCGCGCCAGTTGAGATGCGCAAATTGTTTTGCTGCACTCCATTGGCGCCAACCAACCAACGTATCCCATGGGTCGACGCTTTCGGCAGGGGCATTTGCAAAGCCAAGCTCAATCAGGGCCGCCATGGCAAGGGCTTGCTGAGTTGGGGCAGGAGCTGCGGTTAGCTCTTCTAAGTCCCGTTCAATCAGGCCTGTATCCATCTCGCCTTTCATGAAGCCGGCATGTGTTGCCAGTCTGTGCAGGAAGGTGATGTTGGTGGTACAGCCGACCGCCTGAGATTTTTCCAAGGCCAGTGCAAGCTTTGCAAGCGCGGCTTCGCGGGTGTCTCCATGAGTGATGATTTTTGCGATCATCGGGTCATAGAACGGCGTGATGGTATCACCTTGACGAATGCCGCTATCAATACGGGCAAAGCGGGAGGGGAGTTTGAGCTGTTGCAACGTGCCTGTTGCTGGTAGGAACCCAGCTTCGGCATCCTCTGCGTAGACGCGGGCTTCAAACGAATGGCCGTTGATGGAAAGCTCATCCTGCATCTTTGGCAGAGTACCACCAGCCGCAACCGTGAACTGCCAGTTGACCAGATCCTGCCCGGTGATTGCCTCTGTGACCGGGTGCTCCACCTGAAGGCGGGTGTTCATTTCCATGAACCAGAACCGGTCAGACCGAAGGCCATCAGAGCCATCCACGATGAACTCAACAGTGCCAGCGCCTTCATAGCCAACGGCTTGTGCAGCTTTGACAGCTGCATCGCCCATAGCTGCGCGCATTTCCTCAGTCATGCCGGGAGCTGGAGCTTCCTCGATGACTTTCTGGTGGCGACGTTGAAGGGAACAATCGCGCTCAAACAGGTGCACGGCGTTACCATGACCATCGCAGAAGACCTGCACTTCGATGTGGCGCGGAGAGAGAATGTATTTCTCGATGAGAACGCGCGGGTCACCAAAGCTGGATTGGCCCTCGCGCTGGGCACCTTCTAAAGCTTCCACAAAATCGGCAGGGTCATCAACACGGCGCATGCCTTTGCCGCCGCCGCCTGCGCGGGCTTTGATGAGAACCGGATAGCCAATCTTATCGGATTCCGCTTTCAGGAAGTCGGCATCCTGATTGCTGCCGTGATAACCGGGAACAATTGGGACGCCTGATTTTTCCATCAAGGCTTTTGCTGCATCCTTGAGGCCCATGGCGCGGATTGCGTCTGCTGGTGGGCCGATGAAAACGAGACCTGCTGCCTCAACCGATTCCACGAACTCAGGATTTTCTGAGAGGAAACCGTAACCCGGATGGATTGCATCTGCACCGCTCAGCTTTGCTGCATTCAGCAAGGCTTTCACGTTGAGGTAGCTTTCGGCCACGGGTGGTGGGCCGAGGCGATAGGCTTCATCTGCCATTTGCACGTGGCGGGCATCGCGGTCTGCGTCTGAATAGACAGCAACAACCTTCATGCCCAGAGCTTTGGCGGACTTGGCAATGCGACAAGCGATTTCGCCACGGTTTGCTATGAGTATCTTTTTAAACATGTCCAGGCCCCTTACATGCGGAAGACGCCGAACGGCGTATCTTCGATTGGCGCGTTGAGGGTTGCTGCGAGGGAGAGGGCCAACACGTCGCGGGTTTTGCGCGGGTCAACAATTCCATCATCCCAGAGGCGAGCGGAGGCGTAGAGCGGATGGCCTTGCTCTTCAAACTGATCAATGATCGGCTGTTTGAAGTTTGCTTCATCCCCTGCGGACCATTCACCACCTTTGCGCTCGATACCATCACGGCGGACGGTTGCCAGAACGCCAGCAGCCTGAGGGCCACCCATCACGGAGATGCGGGAGTTTGGCCATGTCCAGAGCATACGCGGAGAGTAGGCGCGGCCACACATGCCGTAGTTGCCAGCGCCGAAGCTACCACCAATGAGCATGGTGATTTTGGGAACCTTGGCACAGGCCACGGCTGTTACCAGCTTAGCGCCGTCTTTTGCGATGCCGCCAGCCTCATACTTCTGCCCGACCATGAAGCCGGTGATGTTTTGCAGGAAGACCAGCGGAATTTTGCGTTGGCAGCACAGCTCAACAAAGTGCGCGCCTTTGAGCGCGGCTTCTGAGAACAGGATGCCGTTGTTGCCGATGATGCCGACTGGCATGCCGTGGATGTGAGCAAAGCCGGTCACAAGCGTGGTGCCGTAGCGGGCTTTGAATTCATCAAAACGGGAGCCATCTACCACACGGGCGATGACTTCGCGCACGTCATATGGTGTTTTCAGATCTGCTGGAACAACGCCGAGGATTTCCTCAGGATCGTAAAGCGGGTCTTCCGACGTTTGCAGCTTGAGCTGATCGGGTTTGCGGCGGTTGAGGTTGGACACAGCTTGACGTGCCAAAGCCAAAGCGTGGGCGTCATCTCGGGCCAGGTGGTCTGCCACGCCGGACAGGCGAGTATGAACATCCCCCCCGCCCAGATCTTCAGCAGATACGATTTCGCCCGTGGCGGCTTTCACCAGCGGAGGACCGGCGAGGAAAATTGTGCCTTGCTCTTTCACTATGATAGCTTCGTCGCACATGGCAGGGACGTAGGCGCCACCTGCCGTGCAAGACCCCATAACAACCGCGATCTGCGGAATGCCCATGGCAGACATGTTGGCTTGGTTGAAGAAAATGCGGCCAAAATGGTCCCTATCCGGGAACACTTCATCCTGCTGAGGCAGGTTTGCGCCGCCGGAATCCACCAAGTAGATACAAGGGAGGTTGTTCTCCATCGCGATCTCTTGGGCACGCAGGTGCTTCTTCACTGTTAGCGGATAGTACGTGCCGCCCTTAACAGTCGCATCGTTGGCAACGATCATGCATTCAATGCCGTTGACGCGCCCAACACCGGTGATAATACCGGCAGAGGGCGAGGCCCCATCATACATTGAATGGGCTGCGAACTGGCCGACTTCCAAGAATGGTGAGCCGGGATCAATCAAACGGGCAACACGTTCACGCGGCAGGATTTTGCCGCGTGAGATATGGCGTTCGCGTGGGCCTTCGCCGCCGCCCATCAGGGCAACTTCGCTGGCGTCTCGTACCACTCCCATCGCTTGCAGGTGTTGCTCGCGATTGTGTTTGAAGCTTTCCGATCCGGTTGGGATCTGTGACTTTATGATAGCCATTATGCAGTTTCCACGAAGAGTTCACGACCAATCAGCATGCGGCGGATTTCTGAGGTGCCGGCACCGATTTCATATAGTTTTGCATCACGCAGCAAACGGCCCGTTGGGTATTCGTTGATGTAGCCGTTGCCACCCAGAGACTGGATTGCTTCCAGCGCCAGTTTGGTCGCATTTTCAGCGGTGTAGAGGATGCAGCCAGCAGAATCCTTGCGGCTGGTTTCGCCACGATCACACGCAGCAGCCACAGCATAAACATAGGCACGGGAGGCGTTCATGAGCGTGTACATATCCGCCAGTTTGCCTTGCATCAGCTGGAACTCGCCGATGGCTTGGCCAAACTGTTTGCGCTCGTGGATGTAAGGCACAACAACGTCCATGGCTGCTGCCATGATGCCCAAAGGACCGCCGGAGAGCACGACACGCTCGTAATCCAGACCGGACATCAGTACGTTTACACCGCGGCCTTCTTCGCCGAGAATGTTTTCAGAAGGGACTTCGCAATCCACAAACACCAGCTCACAGGTGTTGGAGCCGCGCATGCCGAGCTTGTCCAGCTTTTGAGCTGTTGAGAAGCCCTTCATGCCTTTTTCGATGATGAAGGCTGTCATGCCTTTTGCGCCAGCATCAGGATCTGTTTTTGCGTAGACCACCAGTGTGTTGGCATCTGGACCGTTTGTGATCCACATTTTGTTGCCGTTAAGCACGTAGTGGTCATTGCGCTTTTCGGCACGTAGCTTCATGGAGACAACATCAGACCCAGCACCCGGCTCGGACATGGCCAGAGAGCCAATGTGCTCGCCAGAACAGAGCTTGGGTAGGTACTTGGATTTTTGCTCTGGCGTGCCGTGACGGTTGATCTGGTTCACACACAGGTTGGAGTGTGCGCCGTAGGATAGGCCAACGGATGCGGAGGCGCGGGAGATTTCCTCAACCGCAATAACGTGGGCGAGGTAACCCATGCCAGTTCCACCGTATTCTGGGTCTGCTGTCATGCCAAGCAAGCCGAGATCGCCCATCTCTTTCCAGAGTTCATTGGGGAACTCGTTCTCCTTGTCAATTTCAGCGGCGCGCGGTGCTAACTTTCCCCGAGCCCAACGACTGATCGTTTCACGAAGGGCGTCAATATCTTCACCCAGACCAAAATTCATCACGGCATTAAACACGGCGCTTCCTCCTGCTACCGAACCTCATCAACCCACGCCTTTAACGGCTTCCCAGTGGATCTTTAGGTAATTAAACGAACGTTCGTTTGATTAATAACAGGCGTCCCGTTAGTATGCAATAACCCTTAGGACCTAGCTGGTTCTACAAAGTGATGAAGGTTAAGAAAAAGTGGCACGAACCAAAGGATCGGTGGGCGCCGATACGCAAAAAGCAATCTTTGAAGCTGCTAGAGGCCTTATTGAAACTAAAGGCTTTGGCGCGATGACCTTGCGCCAGCTGGCCGCAGAGGTTGGATTGCAACCGGGGTCAATCTATCGTTATTTTGCGAGCAAGGATGCCTTGCTTCAAGCGTTGATGAACCAGCATATGACCAGCCTGATTAAGGATTGGGAGCTGCTGGAAGGCAAGGGCGATGATCCGGTCTCCCGTTTGCGTGCCTTTGTGGGGTTCCACATTCGCTATCATATTGAGCGCCGAGCAGACGTTATTATCGCCAACCTTGAGCTTCGGGCTTTGGGGGATGAGTACCGCGCGGATGTGGTTGAAAAGCGTAGTCACTATGAAGCCAACCTGCGATCTATTCTAGCCGAAGGTGTTGAGACAGGCGTATTCCCGGATGTGGATTTAGAAGTCGCCGCCTATGCCATCATAGCAATGCTGACCGGCGTCTGCTTTTGGTACCGCCCTGATGGCCGCCTGAACATCGACGAGATCATCTCCATTCACCAGAAGCTAGTTGTGAGCGGTGTTGTTGGTGGATCCTAGCTTTTAAGCGCCCTATTGCTCAGCTCTTTTTGCTTCTATGCAATGCTGGTAACTTGGCGACTGCATAATCTTCTCCGTGAAAAATATCGGGATATCATGTTTGATAAAGCAGTTGACTTGAGTCCACTTTTCTAAAGGCATGTCATGCGCATAAATCGCAGTGAAACTATCTAGAAGCCCCTGTGTCATTTTTTCTGCATTTTCTGAATTATAGAATATCTCCTTCAGTAGGTAAGTTTTGTAGGTATTTTTCCTTTGTTCAGATATCAAGGCTGCCTTGTCAGATAATGTAGCTAGTGTCAGACCCTTCATGATTGCGTTATTTGCTGCATGTTCGGACCCTTGTTGATTATTTAGGTATGACCTAATGAAGTAGTAGAATTGGTAGTTTTCTCCTACATCCAGCTCAAGCCATTTCAGCGGTGATAGACTAATTTTTAATCCATAAACATACATCGTACCTATTGCATCGCAGATGTAGCCATTGAGAAAAGTATTCTCAGGACTTTCTACATATTCCTCCATATTTTTCTGAAGTAATGTCTCGTTGCTGACGCAATTTTTGTTACTCTGAGATTCTGATGCAAGTGAACCGGCTGACTGAGCAAACGTGGTGATTACGCAAACTAAAAACAATCGAAGAAATTTGCTCGTTTGATCGAGTGATTTTTTGGGGAGGTTTGCTGTTCTGAGATTCTGCATCAATGTGTTTCCTCTCGGAAATCGATTTTCACCTCAACGGTACTATACGTCCTTTGAGTGAGGAAGCCTTGAAAATGGATGGTTTGGTTGCCTCTATCTAGCAACAAGAATGCCAAGGGCGAAGGGGCTCGCCTTCAACATCGCATTACAATTAAACGTCTTTTACCGGAGCTTTGTAGTTCAGTCCCTTGGCGATTTTCATCGCTTCCAATCCATCCTCAAAGCTCATTAGTGGTGTAATGTTGTAAAAGCGCAGGCCTTTTCCGGCCATGCATGCCATCTCAAAAGCTTTGATGGAGATGTTGTCTGGCATCTCAATGATTGCAGTGGAATCGTATTGCCCAAATGACAACCATGACCCGATAAAGCGTCCGCCTAATTGCTCCAGAATTGGCACCATTGAATCTCGACGGTTTTCAGGATTTGCAACTAAGTTTGCAATGGAGTCAGCAGTGACCGCGATTTGAATAAGGTAAGTTGCCATGGGGATCTCGTCTAAATGAAGCAAACTATGGGTGGACGTGAGGTCCTTTTTTACCTGCATCAACAGTATGGTTACAAGAGGCTATTCAACTGCGCGATTTATTGCAGCGAAGACTCTCTACGAGAGTGTTCTATCAATCTGTTAGCCTAGGTTTGAACCGAATTTTGAGAAACAATAAGAATGTACCCCTGACAAGCAAAATGAAAATTAGTTGAGAAATGAGACTGCTTGGAGCTTCTTCTTCTGGCGTAAGTAGTGATATTTTTCGAAATGACTCCCCGAGTTTGGTTGATATATATAAAATTTACTATCTAATTTACGTAGAGATATAAATGTCAATACTTGATTCGAAAGAGCTAAATGCAGAAGGTTCAGGATGAAGTGGTGAGGCGGCTTTATTCCAATATCGCGCTTGGTGAGGACATTGGGGCTGCATTAGAGCCGATTGCGTCGTCGTTTCATGAAGCCATGTTTTGCTATAAATCCCTTTCTATCAACACGCTAGACTATCATCATCTCAGATTTTTAAATGTGGGGGAAGAGATTGGAAAGGATATGATTGCTGCTGGTTGTTGCAACCCTTTTCCAGAGCTAGCAAGAATTGCTCCGATGAATGAGTTGATCCATTCCGAGGATTTTATTCGGCCGGAAGAAGTTCGCGCCTCTGAATTCTATGAACTCGTTTTTAAAAAGCATAACACCTTTGATCGGACGCGTGGATTTATGATCCATAGACAGGGCGTAGATGTTGCGATGGCATCTGTTGCCATAGCCTCTGATTTTGGTGGATCAGATAGCGAGAGCCTCAATAATGCGCTTGAGTTTGTTAGGCCCCATTTTCAAAATGCGTTTTCTATTGCTATGCATTTAGAGCAAAGGCGGAGTGATTTTGTTTCTTATTCGTTTTGGCTTGAGCAAATCCCAACTGCGGCCTTTATTCTGGACCAAGGCATGCATGTTGCTTTTGCCAATAAACAGGCCGAAACCCTCTTTACATCCAGTGCAAGCCTCAATGTTGATTGTCGCAATGAGATCACCTCACGTCATAATGGGCACCGCAAACTGCTGGAGGATGCGGTGATACAGTGCAGGCTGAATAACAAATCGCTTGGGCCAGTTGTGCTGGAGATGGAAGCAGCACCCAACCCGTTTTTCGTTGTGATGCCAGTTGATGTGTTTGCCGAGACGCCAGTCCATTTGGCTCAATTCGTACGTGGCCCGCAACCTCTGTTATGTATGGTGCTTGACCCTGGTGATTTGCCTGTGGCGGAGCTGGACAATTTGCAGCAGTATTTTGGCATCTCGAGCCGTGAGGCGGAGCTCGTCCAATATCTGGTGCGTGGCGCTTCTGTTGGTGAAACCTCGGATGCGATGGAAATCAGTTACAATACGGCGCGTAATCATATGGCGCGTATTGCGAACAAAGTGTCGGCTGGTTCGCAAAGTGAGTTGGTTCGGCTGGCGAGTGATCTGGCTGCAAGAGTACCGCGATAGGGGCAAAATGTCTGTTCAGGAAGACCTAGTAGAGAGGATGTACTCCAGCGTAATTTTGGGGGAGGATCTTGGTCAGGTATTCGAACCGTTAGCAGCTTCCTATCAAGATGTTTTGTTTGGTGTTCAGGTGCAGTGTTACACCAACAATGATTATTACTATTTGTCTTTCCTAAACACTGAGGACAGTTTTGCGGAGGATATGGAGGTTGGTGGTGCAAGTAATCCTTTTCCTGCCATAGCAGAGCGGGTTCCATTTCAGTCCGTTATATACAGCGAACGCTATATACCACCTGCGGAAATTATGCGTTCTGAGTTCTACGAGCAGGTTCTTTCAAAGCATAATACATTCGATCGTTCTCGCGGCTTCTTGCTGCATCGGCAGGGTGGGGATGCTGCTATCGTTGCTTGGACTATGCCTGATGACTTTGTTGGTAAAGAAGATCAGTTCCTATGCGATACGCTGGAGCAAATTCGCCCTCATTTCCAAAATGCGTTTTCATTGGCTCTGCAGTTGAAACAGAGGGAGAATGCCAAGACCTCTGATGCATATTGGCTTGAGCGTATTCCAAGTGCGGCACTGGTGCTTGATCATGGGCTTCATGTTTCAGCGGCGAATGCTGAAGCTGAGAATCTTTTTAAATCCAGACGCAGTATCCTTGTCGATTGCCGTGGTGAGCTTTCTACCCGGCACTATAATCAACGTAAACTGCTGGAAGATGCGGCGACCAGAGTTCGGCTTGGCCAAAAAACAATTGGGCCGCTCGCGTTGAAAGGCGATCTTGTTCCGAGCACTTTTGTTGTAATGACGCCCATTCAATCACTGGAGCGTACACCAGCCTATTTGAACTGCTTTAGCCCAACGGATGATGCGATATTGGTGATCGTTATTGATCCATACAGTTTGCCTGCTGCCTCTCATGAAGTTTTGCAGGGATGCATGGGGGTTTCAAAACGAGAAGCTGAGTTGGTCCAAAACCTTGTCGTTGGACTGTCTGTCAGAGAGACCGCCGAAAAAATGCAGATCAGCTACAACACTGCGCGCAACCATTTGGCACGGGTTACTGAAAAAGTGTCTCTTGGTTCGCAAAGCGAGC
The window above is part of the Pseudovibrio sp. Tun.PSC04-5.I4 genome. Proteins encoded here:
- a CDS encoding carboxyl transferase domain-containing protein — encoded protein: MAIIKSQIPTGSESFKHNREQHLQAMGVVRDASEVALMGGGEGPRERHISRGKILPRERVARLIDPGSPFLEVGQFAAHSMYDGASPSAGIITGVGRVNGIECMIVANDATVKGGTYYPLTVKKHLRAQEIAMENNLPCIYLVDSGGANLPQQDEVFPDRDHFGRIFFNQANMSAMGIPQIAVVMGSCTAGGAYVPAMCDEAIIVKEQGTIFLAGPPLVKAATGEIVSAEDLGGGDVHTRLSGVADHLARDDAHALALARQAVSNLNRRKPDQLKLQTSEDPLYDPEEILGVVPADLKTPYDVREVIARVVDGSRFDEFKARYGTTLVTGFAHIHGMPVGIIGNNGILFSEAALKGAHFVELCCQRKIPLVFLQNITGFMVGQKYEAGGIAKDGAKLVTAVACAKVPKITMLIGGSFGAGNYGMCGRAYSPRMLWTWPNSRISVMGGPQAAGVLATVRRDGIERKGGEWSAGDEANFKQPIIDQFEEQGHPLYASARLWDDGIVDPRKTRDVLALSLAATLNAPIEDTPFGVFRM
- a CDS encoding isovaleryl-CoA dehydrogenase, translated to MNFGLGEDIDALRETISRWARGKLAPRAAEIDKENEFPNELWKEMGDLGLLGMTADPEYGGTGMGYLAHVIAVEEISRASASVGLSYGAHSNLCVNQINRHGTPEQKSKYLPKLCSGEHIGSLAMSEPGAGSDVVSMKLRAEKRNDHYVLNGNKMWITNGPDANTLVVYAKTDPDAGAKGMTAFIIEKGMKGFSTAQKLDKLGMRGSNTCELVFVDCEVPSENILGEEGRGVNVLMSGLDYERVVLSGGPLGIMAAAMDVVVPYIHERKQFGQAIGEFQLMQGKLADMYTLMNASRAYVYAVAAACDRGETSRKDSAGCILYTAENATKLALEAIQSLGGNGYINEYPTGRLLRDAKLYEIGAGTSEIRRMLIGRELFVETA
- a CDS encoding helix-turn-helix transcriptional regulator — translated: MQKVQDEVVRRLYSNIALGEDIGAALEPIASSFHEAMFCYKSLSINTLDYHHLRFLNVGEEIGKDMIAAGCCNPFPELARIAPMNELIHSEDFIRPEEVRASEFYELVFKKHNTFDRTRGFMIHRQGVDVAMASVAIASDFGGSDSESLNNALEFVRPHFQNAFSIAMHLEQRRSDFVSYSFWLEQIPTAAFILDQGMHVAFANKQAETLFTSSASLNVDCRNEITSRHNGHRKLLEDAVIQCRLNNKSLGPVVLEMEAAPNPFFVVMPVDVFAETPVHLAQFVRGPQPLLCMVLDPGDLPVAELDNLQQYFGISSREAELVQYLVRGASVGETSDAMEISYNTARNHMARIANKVSAGSQSELVRLASDLAARVPR
- a CDS encoding GYD domain-containing protein; the protein is MATYLIQIAVTADSIANLVANPENRRDSMVPILEQLGGRFIGSWLSFGQYDSTAIIEMPDNISIKAFEMACMAGKGLRFYNITPLMSFEDGLEAMKIAKGLNYKAPVKDV
- a CDS encoding acetyl/propionyl/methylcrotonyl-CoA carboxylase subunit alpha; translated protein: MFKKILIANRGEIACRIAKSAKALGMKVVAVYSDADRDARHVQMADEAYRLGPPPVAESYLNVKALLNAAKLSGADAIHPGYGFLSENPEFVESVEAAGLVFIGPPADAIRAMGLKDAAKALMEKSGVPIVPGYHGSNQDADFLKAESDKIGYPVLIKARAGGGGKGMRRVDDPADFVEALEGAQREGQSSFGDPRVLIEKYILSPRHIEVQVFCDGHGNAVHLFERDCSLQRRHQKVIEEAPAPGMTEEMRAAMGDAAVKAAQAVGYEGAGTVEFIVDGSDGLRSDRFWFMEMNTRLQVEHPVTEAITGQDLVNWQFTVAAGGTLPKMQDELSINGHSFEARVYAEDAEAGFLPATGTLQQLKLPSRFARIDSGIRQGDTITPFYDPMIAKIITHGDTREAALAKLALALEKSQAVGCTTNITFLHRLATHAGFMKGEMDTGLIERDLEELTAAPAPTQQALAMAALIELGFANAPAESVDPWDTLVGWRQWSAAKQFAHLNWRGEQTEVSAGRHHDGSLTVSIEDTSYDLRILTNKGQHLRIDIDGTVIAADFFQTATSLTLFMGENTWHFDLPDHLADEEQEGASGNVITSPMPGQVRAVNCAAGDSVKEGQTLIVTEAMKMEHSLTAPRDGIVAEVMAQAGDQVQEGAILLTLEEEEA
- a CDS encoding TetR/AcrR family transcriptional regulator; this encodes MARTKGSVGADTQKAIFEAARGLIETKGFGAMTLRQLAAEVGLQPGSIYRYFASKDALLQALMNQHMTSLIKDWELLEGKGDDPVSRLRAFVGFHIRYHIERRADVIIANLELRALGDEYRADVVEKRSHYEANLRSILAEGVETGVFPDVDLEVAAYAIIAMLTGVCFWYRPDGRLNIDEIISIHQKLVVSGVVGGS
- a CDS encoding helix-turn-helix transcriptional regulator, with amino-acid sequence MSWFGWRVIWLQEYRDRGKMSVQEDLVERMYSSVILGEDLGQVFEPLAASYQDVLFGVQVQCYTNNDYYYLSFLNTEDSFAEDMEVGGASNPFPAIAERVPFQSVIYSERYIPPAEIMRSEFYEQVLSKHNTFDRSRGFLLHRQGGDAAIVAWTMPDDFVGKEDQFLCDTLEQIRPHFQNAFSLALQLKQRENAKTSDAYWLERIPSAALVLDHGLHVSAANAEAENLFKSRRSILVDCRGELSTRHYNQRKLLEDAATRVRLGQKTIGPLALKGDLVPSTFVVMTPIQSLERTPAYLNCFSPTDDAILVIVIDPYSLPAASHEVLQGCMGVSKREAELVQNLVVGLSVRETAEKMQISYNTARNHLARVTEKVSLGSQSELIRFASDLAARMPRSF
- a CDS encoding acyl-CoA synthetase gives rise to the protein MLPSASTYEELCEKFEWDVPEYYNIGVDICDKWADVDPAREALIFAEEGGKTTSYSFQNLKDLSNKLANLLSSHGVEKGDRVGILLPQAPETAYSHIAIHKLGGISIPLFTLFGEEALEYRLENSGAKALITNNVGAAKLAQIRSALPELELILNIDGPEHGTIDFHAELAKQSTEFTPLKTKAEDPAIIIYTSGTTGQPKGALHAHRTLLGHLPGVELPHNFFPQEGDRFWTPADWAWIGGLIDVLLPSLHHGVPVVACRFKKFTGEAAFQLLQDQKIRNAFIPPTALKMMRQVENPQDRWDYKLRSLGSGGEALGAELIQWGHDTFDLNISEFYGQTECNLVVCTCAEIMEIRPGVTGKATPGFDVQIVNNDGIPQETGMLGNIGIRAPAPVMFLEYWKNPEATKNKFAGGFLLTGDKGVKDKDGWIQFVGRDDDVITSSGYRIGPGEIEDCLLKHQAVGMAGVIGKPDQLRTEIVKAYVVLRDGIEPTDQLAKELAQFVKQRLAAHEYPREVEFVEALPMTTTGKVIRRELRARAVDEEI